In a single window of the Pseudodesulfovibrio profundus genome:
- the acs gene encoding acetate--CoA ligase alpha subunit, with protein sequence MIAKEQLHAFFSPETVAVIGASASPGKVGHTIISNMLKAGFKGKLYPVNPKATEIEGLAVINDIAELPRGLDLGVVSVPREYVLPSLEALAEIGTKSAIVITAGFKEIGKEGYDLEQQIIELCERSGMALLGPNCLGMMNTTAGVNASFAAGHPNPGSIAFFSQSGALCVAILDWALGENIGFSKFISLGNKAVLDEADMLDFLNHDDETTVILGYIENVEHGEEFLKQARKASLNKPVIMIKSGTTAAGAKAASSHTGAIAGSDQTYSAAFHQSGVIRVADVATLFNLAQAFSNQPLPKGPNLAVVTNSGGPGILTADTADRSSLSMATLSQKTIQKLQEFLPSYAAFYNPVDIVGDADANRYRKTLGVVSEDPMVHSILVLLTPTASVEIEKTAEAVIRTAAKCGKPVFACFMGKTRVAGAKKMLMEAGIPCYSFPEPAVRSIESMYKYNIWKNRPEPQYAEVKRDKEAALQLVRDHEKRHQSEIVEFQAQEVLRAYGLPTPKTVLARSSDEAVAAAEEIGYPVVLKIASPDISHKSDVGGVKVNLRNATEVMETFKDITARAQRMRQEAYIAGCLVQEMAPPGVKEVIIGFKRDEEFGPMLMFGLGGIYVEIMKDISFRLAPLSRQDAFEIVREIKSYMLLKGIKGEQPVNFTALEDIIMVMSQMALDLPQVWEAEFNPVLINHEKAIVADVRMTLHLSDD encoded by the coding sequence TTGATCGCCAAGGAACAATTACACGCTTTTTTTTCACCGGAAACCGTTGCCGTTATCGGTGCTTCGGCTTCGCCCGGCAAAGTCGGCCACACCATTATTTCGAACATGCTCAAGGCAGGCTTCAAGGGGAAGCTGTATCCGGTCAATCCAAAGGCGACCGAAATCGAAGGGCTGGCTGTTATCAATGATATAGCCGAGCTGCCGCGAGGCCTCGACCTTGGGGTCGTTTCCGTACCTCGGGAGTATGTACTGCCCTCACTGGAGGCGCTGGCCGAGATCGGTACCAAGTCCGCCATCGTCATCACCGCCGGATTCAAGGAAATAGGCAAGGAAGGGTACGACCTCGAACAGCAGATTATTGAGCTGTGCGAACGGTCGGGCATGGCCCTCCTCGGGCCGAACTGTCTCGGCATGATGAATACGACTGCCGGAGTCAATGCCTCCTTTGCGGCAGGTCATCCCAATCCCGGTTCCATTGCCTTCTTTTCCCAGTCCGGTGCCCTGTGTGTGGCTATTCTTGACTGGGCGCTCGGCGAAAACATCGGCTTTTCGAAGTTTATCAGTCTCGGGAACAAGGCGGTTCTGGATGAAGCGGACATGCTTGATTTCCTGAACCATGATGATGAGACCACGGTCATTCTTGGCTATATCGAGAATGTCGAGCATGGAGAGGAGTTCCTGAAGCAGGCACGCAAGGCGAGCCTGAACAAGCCGGTCATCATGATCAAGTCCGGTACCACTGCTGCGGGAGCCAAGGCGGCATCCTCGCATACCGGAGCCATTGCCGGGTCGGATCAGACGTACTCTGCTGCCTTTCATCAGTCGGGCGTAATTCGTGTTGCCGATGTGGCAACACTGTTCAATCTGGCTCAGGCATTCTCGAATCAGCCGCTGCCCAAAGGGCCTAACCTCGCTGTTGTGACCAACTCTGGTGGCCCAGGCATCCTCACGGCGGATACTGCCGACAGGTCCAGCTTGTCCATGGCAACACTGTCACAGAAGACCATCCAGAAACTGCAGGAATTTTTGCCGAGCTACGCTGCTTTCTATAATCCAGTGGATATCGTTGGTGACGCGGATGCCAATCGCTACCGCAAGACCCTTGGTGTCGTTTCCGAAGATCCGATGGTCCACTCCATTCTGGTGCTGCTGACGCCGACAGCCTCGGTTGAGATCGAAAAGACGGCAGAGGCGGTTATCCGCACTGCTGCCAAATGCGGCAAACCGGTATTTGCGTGTTTCATGGGCAAAACCCGGGTAGCCGGGGCCAAGAAGATGCTCATGGAAGCGGGCATTCCCTGCTATTCCTTCCCGGAACCCGCGGTCAGGTCCATTGAGTCCATGTACAAATACAATATATGGAAGAATCGCCCTGAACCGCAGTACGCAGAGGTCAAGCGGGACAAGGAAGCCGCGTTGCAGTTGGTTCGCGATCACGAGAAGCGACACCAGTCGGAGATAGTCGAATTTCAGGCGCAGGAAGTGCTTCGCGCCTACGGGCTGCCGACGCCCAAAACCGTGCTTGCCCGTTCTTCCGATGAGGCTGTGGCCGCTGCCGAAGAGATCGGATATCCGGTTGTGCTCAAGATCGCCTCGCCGGATATCTCGCACAAGTCGGACGTGGGTGGAGTCAAGGTCAACCTGCGAAACGCGACCGAAGTCATGGAAACGTTCAAGGATATCACAGCCCGTGCCCAGCGCATGCGCCAGGAAGCCTATATCGCCGGTTGTCTGGTGCAGGAGATGGCGCCTCCCGGCGTCAAGGAAGTGATCATCGGCTTCAAGCGCGACGAAGAGTTCGGCCCTATGTTGATGTTCGGTCTGGGCGGAATTTACGTTGAGATCATGAAGGACATTTCCTTCCGGCTTGCTCCGCTGTCCCGACAGGACGCCTTTGAGATCGTTCGTGAGATCAAATCCTATATGCTGCTCAAAGGGATCAAGGGAGAGCAGCCCGTGAATTTCACGGCCCTGGAAGATATCATCATGGTCATGTCACAGATGGCGCTGGACCTGCCGCAGGTATGGGAAGCAGAGTTCAATCCTGTGCTCATCAATCATGAGAAGGCCATTGTCGCCGATGTCCGGATGACACTGCACCTGTCAGACGATTAA
- the hmcA gene encoding sulfate respiration complex hexadecaheme cytochrome HmcA: MEKGRRLLFWAGILFVFAVTSIVSIEAQGLEAQAKAVSEARVDAVTIDTLAKFEKLELPVVTFYHDQHTEALAKQGKDCASCHEKDADGKLSIKFKSLVDEDPDTIKTIYHNQCIGCHKDMVSAGQKSGPLDGQCRSCHTKNPAASEWQPISLDKSLHFRHVRGTGGDEKCQTCHHTYDEAAKELVADKGKEQNCRNCHMEQDRVVNEELTVRSYAMASHEKCVTCHMEYTAKKKASGPAKCAGCHSAASQAEMKVVENPERLMRGQPDHTLLVTVKDGKPQANMGPVPFDHKGHEEYVKDCRSCHVGEGSMDGKFFELAGDMHLKTNMQGCVGCHKAKQEEKPVCAGCHSQMRETKAPSKDSCAKCHVESAKELYVDGMIPEKEIEEAVAAELVSSRDKTVMTITDADIPEEIVIGALSDQYEPSKFPHRKIVKKLIADMQGDNMAGYFHGQDTLMCSGCHHNSPASKTPPKCASCHNKPFDPAKPDVPGLKAAYHGQCMGCHTAMQLEKPSNTTCSDAEGCHVKKK; encoded by the coding sequence ATGGAGAAAGGAAGACGACTGCTGTTTTGGGCTGGAATCCTTTTCGTGTTCGCTGTCACATCAATTGTCTCTATCGAAGCCCAGGGGCTCGAAGCGCAGGCCAAAGCCGTTTCCGAGGCTCGGGTCGACGCAGTGACTATTGATACGCTGGCGAAATTCGAAAAGCTTGAACTGCCCGTGGTTACTTTCTACCACGACCAGCACACCGAAGCTCTGGCTAAACAGGGCAAGGACTGTGCATCGTGTCACGAGAAAGATGCCGACGGAAAACTTTCCATCAAATTCAAGAGTCTGGTCGATGAAGACCCAGACACCATCAAGACCATCTACCACAACCAGTGTATTGGTTGTCACAAAGACATGGTCTCTGCCGGACAGAAGTCCGGTCCGCTGGACGGCCAGTGCCGCTCCTGCCACACCAAGAATCCTGCTGCTTCCGAATGGCAGCCGATCTCCTTGGACAAATCGCTTCACTTCCGCCACGTCCGCGGAACCGGCGGTGACGAAAAATGTCAGACCTGCCACCACACCTATGATGAAGCCGCCAAGGAACTCGTTGCCGACAAAGGCAAAGAGCAGAACTGTCGCAACTGTCACATGGAACAGGATCGCGTTGTCAACGAAGAGTTGACTGTGCGTTCGTACGCCATGGCTTCGCATGAAAAGTGCGTTACCTGCCACATGGAGTACACCGCGAAGAAGAAAGCTTCCGGTCCCGCCAAATGTGCTGGTTGTCACTCTGCTGCAAGCCAGGCCGAGATGAAGGTCGTCGAGAATCCTGAACGCCTCATGCGCGGTCAGCCCGATCACACGCTGCTCGTCACCGTCAAGGATGGCAAGCCGCAGGCAAACATGGGTCCCGTTCCCTTTGATCACAAAGGCCATGAGGAATACGTCAAGGATTGTCGTTCCTGTCACGTTGGCGAAGGCTCCATGGACGGCAAGTTCTTCGAGCTGGCCGGTGACATGCACCTCAAGACCAACATGCAGGGCTGCGTGGGTTGCCACAAGGCCAAACAGGAAGAGAAACCCGTTTGCGCTGGCTGTCACAGTCAGATGCGCGAGACCAAGGCTCCTTCCAAAGACTCCTGCGCCAAGTGTCACGTTGAATCCGCCAAGGAACTCTACGTCGACGGTATGATCCCCGAGAAGGAGATCGAAGAAGCCGTTGCAGCCGAGCTTGTCTCTTCTCGTGACAAGACTGTCATGACCATCACCGACGCTGACATCCCGGAAGAGATCGTCATCGGCGCATTGTCTGACCAGTACGAGCCGAGCAAGTTCCCCCATCGCAAGATCGTCAAGAAGCTGATTGCCGATATGCAGGGTGACAACATGGCTGGTTACTTCCACGGACAGGACACCCTGATGTGCTCCGGCTGTCACCACAACAGCCCCGCATCCAAAACACCGCCCAAGTGTGCTAGCTGCCACAACAAGCCCTTCGACCCGGCCAAGCCGGACGTACCGGGCCTGAAAGCCGCATACCATGGTCAGTGCATGGGTTGTCATACCGCCATGCAGCTCGAAAAGCCGTCGAATACGACGTGTAGCGATGCTGAAGGCTGTCACGTAAAGAAGAAGTAA
- a CDS encoding tautomerase family protein — MPFVNIRITREGATPEQKQQLIKGVTDLLEDVLGKNRKTTFVIIDEVDTDNWGIGGEQVTELRKK; from the coding sequence ATGCCCTTTGTCAACATTCGCATCACACGGGAAGGAGCCACGCCTGAGCAGAAGCAGCAACTCATCAAAGGAGTCACTGACCTGCTTGAAGACGTGCTTGGCAAAAACAGAAAGACCACCTTCGTCATCATTGACGAAGTGGATACGGACAACTGGGGGATCGGCGGCGAACAGGTAACGGAACTGCGCAAGAAGTAG